One genomic segment of Anaerobiospirillum thomasii includes these proteins:
- the rlmE gene encoding 23S rRNA (uridine(2552)-2'-O)-methyltransferase RlmE, with amino-acid sequence MPARKRTASQTRWLKEHFSDPFVKEAHKRGLRSRASFKLEELQQRDRLIKFGNIVVDLGAAPGGWSEFAVKCVGDNGRVVACDILPIRPIRNVEFLQGDFREDEVFIKLYSMIGGGADVVLSDMAPNMSGTNAIDQPRAMYLSELALDMARRVLKVGGSFVVKVFTGVGSQEYLAELRKDFGSVKVRKPEASRDRSREVYMVATDFKGHPLNGVAPNFQQDDEII; translated from the coding sequence ATGCCGGCACGCAAAAGAACAGCAAGCCAGACACGCTGGCTCAAAGAGCATTTTTCTGATCCATTTGTTAAGGAGGCTCACAAGCGTGGTCTACGTTCCAGAGCAAGTTTTAAACTTGAAGAACTGCAGCAGCGAGACAGGCTTATTAAATTCGGCAATATAGTTGTTGATCTGGGAGCAGCCCCGGGTGGCTGGTCTGAATTTGCAGTCAAATGTGTAGGCGATAACGGGCGTGTTGTAGCCTGCGATATCCTTCCTATAAGACCTATACGCAATGTTGAGTTTCTGCAGGGCGACTTTCGTGAAGATGAGGTCTTCATCAAGCTCTACTCCATGATAGGCGGTGGTGCTGACGTAGTGCTCTCTGATATGGCGCCTAATATGTCAGGTACCAATGCCATAGATCAGCCGCGAGCCATGTATCTGTCAGAGCTGGCTTTGGATATGGCCCGTCGAGTGCTCAAGGTGGGCGGCAGTTTTGTAGTCAAGGTTTTTACAGGTGTAGGATCGCAGGAGTATCTTGCCGAGCTTAGAAAGGACTTTGGCTCGGTAAAAGTAAGAAAACCTGAAGCTTCGCGCGACAGATCGCGTGAGGTCTACATGGTGGCAACCGATTTTAAAGGTCACCCGCTAAACGGAGTGGCACCGAATTTTCAACAAGACGATGAAATAATCTAA